The Anas platyrhynchos isolate ZD024472 breed Pekin duck chromosome 3, IASCAAS_PekinDuck_T2T, whole genome shotgun sequence genome includes a window with the following:
- the NDUFAF5 gene encoding arginine-hydroxylase NDUFAF5, mitochondrial isoform X2: MKFNKSKCQEIVEKLVQVDMAENVFKNAVESEVPTINVVADEEFLPFKEDTFDLVVSSLSLHWVNDLPKAFREIHQVLKPDGVFIGSMFGGDTLYELRCSLQLAELEREGGFSPHVSPFTAVSDLGHLLSRTGFNTLTVDTDEIQVNYPGLFEIMEDLQGMGESNCSWNRKPLLHRDTMLAAAAIYREMYGNSDGTVPATFQIFYMIGWKFHESQAKPAQRGSATVSLGDLAKIDGLLTREKK, translated from the exons atgaagttcaacaagagcaagtgccag gaaattGTTGAAAAACTTGTTCAAGTTGATATGGCAGAGAATGTTTTT AAAAATGCTGTAGAATCTGAAGTACCTACGATCAACGTTGTAGCTGATGAGGAATTCCTTCCTTTCAAAGAAGATACATTTGATCTTGTTGTTAGCAGCTTGAG TTTACACTGGGTGAATGACCTTCCTAAGGCTTTTAGAGAG aTTCACCAAGTCCTTAAGCCAGATGGAGTATTTATCGGTTCGATGTTTGGGGGAGACACTCTCTATGAGCTTCGCTGCTCTTTACAGCTAGCAGAATTAGAGAGAGAAGGGGGTTTTTCTCCTCATGTATCACCGTTCACTGCTGTATCAGATTTAGGACATCTCCTGTCAAGAACTGGCTTTAACACTCTGACTGTg GATACTGATGAAATTCAAGTAAACTACCCAGGGTTGTTTGAGATAATGGAAGACTTGCAAG GTATGGGAGAGAGTAATTGCTCTTGGAACAGAAAACCTCTGCTTCACAGGGATACGATGCTGGCAGCTGCAGCAATATACCGAG AAATGTATGGAAATAGCGATGGCACAGTACCTGCAACATTTCAGATCTTCTACATGATTGGCTGGAAATTCCATGAATCACAG GCAAAACCTGCCCAGAGAGGTTCTGCAACAGTTTCACTTGGAGATCTGGCAAAAATAGATGGACTTCTTacgagagaaaaaaaatag
- the NDUFAF5 gene encoding arginine-hydroxylase NDUFAF5, mitochondrial isoform X1 → MAAGRMLGEGRGGGGGGGGAARIMAAAAGSLWRSGAVRWGGGCRRLWAPPAAAAAAASSSSSSSSSPPPGVLSPFDRRLKRKQKNWAAVQAQRAQCEYLREEVGGRVADRLLDIPRTFPLALDLGSGRGYIAQHLTKEIVEKLVQVDMAENVFKNAVESEVPTINVVADEEFLPFKEDTFDLVVSSLSLHWVNDLPKAFREIHQVLKPDGVFIGSMFGGDTLYELRCSLQLAELEREGGFSPHVSPFTAVSDLGHLLSRTGFNTLTVDTDEIQVNYPGLFEIMEDLQGMGESNCSWNRKPLLHRDTMLAAAAIYREMYGNSDGTVPATFQIFYMIGWKFHESQAKPAQRGSATVSLGDLAKIDGLLTREKK, encoded by the exons atggcggcggggcgCATGctcggggaggggcggggcgggggaggaggaggcgggggcGCGGCGCGCatcatggcggcggcggcgggctcGCTGTGGCGGTCGGGGGCTGTCAGGTGGGGCGGGGGGTGCCGCCGGCTGTGGGCgccgccggccgccgccgctgctgctgcctcctcctcctcctcctcctcctcctctccccctccgGGCGTGCTGAGCCCCTTCGATCGGCGGCTGAAGCGGAAGCAGAAGAACTGGGCGGCGGTGCAGGCGCAGCGGGCGCAGTGCGAGTACCTGCGGGAGGag GTCGGCGGCAGGGTGGCCGACAGGCTGCTGGACATCCCCAG GACCTTCCCTCTCGCCTTGGACCTGGGCTCTGGGAGAGGTTACATAGCGCAGCATTTAACCAAG gaaattGTTGAAAAACTTGTTCAAGTTGATATGGCAGAGAATGTTTTT AAAAATGCTGTAGAATCTGAAGTACCTACGATCAACGTTGTAGCTGATGAGGAATTCCTTCCTTTCAAAGAAGATACATTTGATCTTGTTGTTAGCAGCTTGAG TTTACACTGGGTGAATGACCTTCCTAAGGCTTTTAGAGAG aTTCACCAAGTCCTTAAGCCAGATGGAGTATTTATCGGTTCGATGTTTGGGGGAGACACTCTCTATGAGCTTCGCTGCTCTTTACAGCTAGCAGAATTAGAGAGAGAAGGGGGTTTTTCTCCTCATGTATCACCGTTCACTGCTGTATCAGATTTAGGACATCTCCTGTCAAGAACTGGCTTTAACACTCTGACTGTg GATACTGATGAAATTCAAGTAAACTACCCAGGGTTGTTTGAGATAATGGAAGACTTGCAAG GTATGGGAGAGAGTAATTGCTCTTGGAACAGAAAACCTCTGCTTCACAGGGATACGATGCTGGCAGCTGCAGCAATATACCGAG AAATGTATGGAAATAGCGATGGCACAGTACCTGCAACATTTCAGATCTTCTACATGATTGGCTGGAAATTCCATGAATCACAG GCAAAACCTGCCCAGAGAGGTTCTGCAACAGTTTCACTTGGAGATCTGGCAAAAATAGATGGACTTCTTacgagagaaaaaaaatag
- the NDUFAF5 gene encoding arginine-hydroxylase NDUFAF5, mitochondrial isoform X3 encodes MFGGDTLYELRCSLQLAELEREGGFSPHVSPFTAVSDLGHLLSRTGFNTLTVDTDEIQVNYPGLFEIMEDLQGMGESNCSWNRKPLLHRDTMLAAAAIYREMYGNSDGTVPATFQIFYMIGWKFHESQAKPAQRGSATVSLGDLAKIDGLLTREKK; translated from the exons ATGTTTGGGGGAGACACTCTCTATGAGCTTCGCTGCTCTTTACAGCTAGCAGAATTAGAGAGAGAAGGGGGTTTTTCTCCTCATGTATCACCGTTCACTGCTGTATCAGATTTAGGACATCTCCTGTCAAGAACTGGCTTTAACACTCTGACTGTg GATACTGATGAAATTCAAGTAAACTACCCAGGGTTGTTTGAGATAATGGAAGACTTGCAAG GTATGGGAGAGAGTAATTGCTCTTGGAACAGAAAACCTCTGCTTCACAGGGATACGATGCTGGCAGCTGCAGCAATATACCGAG AAATGTATGGAAATAGCGATGGCACAGTACCTGCAACATTTCAGATCTTCTACATGATTGGCTGGAAATTCCATGAATCACAG GCAAAACCTGCCCAGAGAGGTTCTGCAACAGTTTCACTTGGAGATCTGGCAAAAATAGATGGACTTCTTacgagagaaaaaaaatag